One genomic window of Camelina sativa cultivar DH55 chromosome 5, Cs, whole genome shotgun sequence includes the following:
- the LOC104784816 gene encoding autophagy-related protein 8e, translating into MNKGSSFKMDNDFEKRKAEAGRIREKYPDRIPVIVEKAEKSEVPNIDKKKYLVPSDLTVGQFVYVIRKRIKLSAEKAIFIFVDNVLPPTGELMSSVYEDKKDEDGFLYITYSGENTFGASPI; encoded by the exons ATGAATAAAGGCAGCAGCTTTAAGATGGACAACGATTTCG AAAAGAGGAAGGCTGAAGCTGGAAGGATCAGGGAGAAGTACCCTGACCGGATTCCG GTGATTGTGGAAAAGGCTGAGAAAAGTGAAGTCCCGAACATAGACAAGAAAAA GTACCTTGTGCCATCAGACCTAACAGTTGGTCAGTTTGTGTATGTGATTCGGAAGAGAATCAAACTAAGCGCTGAGAAAGCTATCTTCATATTCGTAGACAATGTTCTTCCTCCTACCGGAGAGCTAATGTCAAGCGTCTACGAGGATAAGAAGGACGAAGATGGCTTCCTTTACATCACTTACAGTGGCGAGAACACTTTTGGTGCTTCTCCAATCTAA
- the LOC104784815 gene encoding 14 kDa proline-rich protein DC2.15-like, with protein MASKALAVTALLLTLNLLFFTFVTSTKCPPTTPKTPKSPKKDPPVKPTCPTDTFKLGVCADLLGLVNVLVGSPPKTPCCSLLQGLANLEAAVCLCTALKANVLGINLNVPINLSLLLNYCGKKLPYGFQCD; from the coding sequence ATGGCTTCTAAGGCTCTTGCAGTTACAGCTCTTCTTCTCACActtaatcttcttttcttcacttttgTAACCTCCACAAAATGTCCACCAACTACTCCTAAAACCCCAAAGTCTCCAAAGAAGGACCCGCCGGTTAAACCCACTTGCCCTACCGACACATTTAAGCTCGGTGTTTGCGCAGACTTATTGGGTTTAGTTAACGTTCTTGTTGGTTCTCCACCTAAGACTCCTTGTTGTTCACTTCTTCAAGGTCTTGCTAATCTCGAAGCTGCGGTTTGTCTCTGCACCGCTCTTAAAGCCAATGTCTTGGGGATTAATCTCAATGTTCCAATTAATCTAAGCTTGCTCTTGAACTATTGTGGCAAGAAACTTCCTTACGGTTTCCAATGTGATTGA